In a single window of the Rhopalosiphum padi isolate XX-2018 chromosome 1, ASM2088224v1, whole genome shotgun sequence genome:
- the LOC132917584 gene encoding uncharacterized protein LOC132917584 has translation MSSTTTNIATSPGGSDILQETTSLGEQGSSVGSRDNSKTAGVPSQALVGTHVSAMRCDTTALETGKKMDSTERTGTESEREHRRTIDIAVLNESELLTMIKGYVNSMNDFAKRTRNVHKELKDTLANTGLVLNQYLKIKSSTSTGKKVNDSSTQTEDIPIDNVQSETIQSKKTSSREAARRECKDAATNTASPQAVPEKQRKQQQQQQKQQQQQQQQRRKGKKWQRLQQSQQQESPQQLQQEMQKQQPQKQQPQQQQPQQRQPQKQQTWSEVVRKTRPPKPARQPRSTADQVALLRKRTPRSMAVTIDRPAEGGSLASVMKKVSGSINLQSLGVKVLTTRKTRAGGILLEVEGNEKATLLAGKIREVVGDAARVRLPETRTPVLLLGVPEWAEAEDVVAGVTQAGVTGVTSENLIIRKNSGGRGEFVASLHLPLKDAITLAEKNAVSVGWTRCRVKLLTNNQPTCFRCQGKGHLAAECRGEAKPRRCHRCRKDDHLVKDCTQQKQPQQKQQPQTSRSETPAEVNGAV, from the coding sequence ATGAGTTCGACGACAACAAATATTGCTACTTCTCCAGGAGGTTCGGATATCCTCCAGGAGACTACTTCATTGGGTGAGCAAGGGAGCTCAGTGGGGTCGAGAGACAATTCCAAGACCGCCGGCGTTCCTTCACAGGCGCTGGTGGGTACTCACGTGAGTGCCATGAGATGTGACACAACTGCCTTGGAAACTGGAAAAAAAATGGATTCAACGGAACGGACTGGAACTGAATCGGAACGTGAACACAGGAGGACGATTGACATAGCGGTCCTCAACGAATCGGAACTGTTAACTATGATAAAAGGATATGTGAACTCCATGAATGATTTTGCAAAAAGAACACGAAATGTCCATAAAGAACTTAAGGATACACTTGCAAACACTGGATTAGTTCTTAACCAATACCTGAAGATCAAGAGTTCAACATCAACTGGGAAAAAGGTCAATGATAGTAGTACCCAGACAGAGGACATTCCCATTGACAATGTACAGTCAGAGACTATTCAGAGCAAGAAGACGAGTTCTAGAGAAGCCGCCAGGCGAGAGTGCAAGGATGCGGCCACGAATACTGCTTCCCCGCAAGCGGTTCCGGAGAAGCAGCGaaagcaacagcaacagcagcagaagcaacagcaacagcaacagcaacaacggCGGAAGGGCAAAAAGTGGCAGCGGTTACAGCAGTCTCAGCAGCAAGAGAGCCCGCAACAATTGCAGCAAGAAATGCAGAAGCAGCAGCCCCAGAAGCAGCAGCCACAACAGCAGCAGCCCCAGCAGCGGCAGCCCCAGAAACAGCAGACCTGGAGCGAGGTGGTGAGGAAGACGAGGCCACCGAAGCCGGCCCGACAACCGCGCTCGACCGCCGACCAAGTGGCTCTCCTGCGGAAGCGCACTCCGCGATCCATGGCGGTCACCATCGACCGCCCGGCTGAAGGAGGCTCTCTAGCCTCTGTGATGAAGAAGGTGTCAGGTTCGATCAACCTTCAGTCTCTCGGCGTCAAGGTGCTGACGACGAGGAAGACCAGGGCGGGTGGAATTCTCCTCGAGGTTGAGGGGAATGAAAAAGCCACGCTCCTAGCCGGGAAGATCCGGGAGGTGGTGGGAGACGCGGCAAGGGTGAGGTTACCCGAGACCCGCACACCCGTCCTTCTGCTGGGAGTTCCAGAATGGGCAGAGGCAGAGGACGTCGTTGCCGGCGTCACGCAGGCGGGAGTCACCGGAGTCACCTCCGAGAACCTGATCATCCGCAAGAACTCCGGAGGAAGAGGGGAGTTCGTCGCGAGCCTCCACTTGCCGCTCAAGGACGCAATCACGTTGGCGGAGAAGAATGCGGTCTCCGTGGGGTGGACCAGGTGCAGGGTCAAGCTGTTGACTAACAACCAACCGACCTGCTTCCGGTGTCAAGGCAAAGGTCATCTCGCGGCCGAGTGCCGAGGCGAGGCCAAGCCCCGTCGCTGTCACAGGTGCAGGAAGGATGACCACCTGGTGAAGGACTGCACCCAACAAAAGCAGCCTCAGCAGAAGCAGCAACCGCAGACCTCTAGAAGCGAGACGCCTGCAGAAGTGAACGGAGCGGTGTGA